In Fischerella sp. PCC 9605, a single genomic region encodes these proteins:
- a CDS encoding cupin domain-containing protein gives MRSKKLSQEGNEEEWVYILSGRGIAEIGDRSYSVEPGDFMGFSHELINLFIYIGGDEEN, from the coding sequence TTGCGATCCAAAAAGCTTTCACAAGAGGGTAATGAAGAAGAATGGGTTTACATCTTGTCAGGTCGAGGTATTGCGGAAATTGGAGATAGGTCATACTCAGTTGAACCAGGAGACTTCATGGGATTTAGTCATGAATTGATTAATCTATTTATTTATATAGGAGGTGACGAAGAGAACTAG
- a CDS encoding protelomerase family protein, which translates to MDKLPDNWLDLAASHGATKWVQHFIRTYLPQLKDQVISALAFAQTLEEELQARQLTTSAQQKNYRSNVVQAIKTLDSNHPAIALVSPTTEQYRKLNEEQRGRLAVRETKYFTSATAETLVERATSLLNSAEWSDVAAGLSVLIGRRISEILLSDFSLSTAWSLNFSEMSKKANAPGLIIEIPTLAPARRVLKAIERLQKSLSIEDLKLVSLTPKIAKQTVNNRYSGFVATKCHQHFHDLIPARADGENLYSHIFRAVYATIAAHWFCPPNVPEHNFKAEIQGHFTLTSDGHKLPNYSARANYDDYAIGTSDGNRDGRLGIKLGKLPDLEIIQAFTKETPAKSTAIFDKDKDKEAAQDAEPFIDKDTDTDTDTDKEINQESFRCRSTTTEEILIEENSPLRPRETTMAKPTAKPKTKRPEIHAADLEEMVSLMARRGVTGSTGELFHALIEAFKSGDEEQQQHQQRTVSELTNCLSWFTDRIDALERTLHQLQSQRDQLKGAQTTTDELNRLRDENARLKQKLQETESQLQGIKKFLGVGANGATATQPSLALPQPTTEKTPLQPIALQYGATEALSSSTITTTTTQPLTEAPTRRKRGDTDEKLNQIIDALLAWNTSQQSSDTQLRISIPTIKALASAMGANYQKAIQDILKERSSELDEHHSRLLIGTRHNALVLKKDEVLQAIARDYLGLDNWQEVKYAG; encoded by the coding sequence ATGGACAAACTTCCTGACAATTGGCTTGACCTCGCTGCCTCTCACGGGGCTACTAAATGGGTGCAGCATTTCATTCGGACTTACCTACCTCAACTCAAGGATCAGGTAATTTCGGCTCTTGCCTTTGCTCAAACGCTAGAAGAGGAATTACAGGCGCGGCAACTCACAACAAGTGCACAGCAAAAAAACTACCGCTCCAACGTAGTGCAAGCCATCAAAACTCTTGACTCCAATCATCCGGCGATCGCGCTCGTTTCCCCCACTACTGAGCAATATCGGAAACTGAACGAGGAACAGCGTGGACGGCTAGCAGTAAGAGAAACGAAATATTTCACCAGTGCAACGGCTGAAACGCTTGTAGAACGAGCTACAAGCCTTCTCAACAGTGCCGAATGGTCAGATGTCGCAGCAGGACTCTCCGTATTGATTGGAAGGCGGATTAGTGAAATCTTGCTCTCTGATTTCTCGCTCTCCACAGCTTGGAGCCTGAACTTTAGCGAGATGAGCAAGAAGGCTAATGCTCCGGGCCTAATCATTGAGATTCCTACACTCGCACCTGCTCGTCGGGTGCTCAAGGCAATTGAGCGGCTTCAGAAATCGCTCTCTATTGAGGATCTCAAACTGGTCAGCCTCACTCCTAAGATAGCAAAACAGACCGTGAATAACCGTTACAGCGGGTTTGTTGCGACAAAGTGCCATCAGCATTTTCACGATTTGATTCCAGCACGGGCTGATGGGGAGAACCTTTACAGCCACATTTTTCGAGCCGTTTACGCCACGATCGCGGCTCACTGGTTCTGCCCTCCGAATGTGCCAGAACACAATTTCAAAGCCGAAATTCAAGGACACTTTACCCTCACGTCAGATGGGCACAAACTCCCCAACTACAGTGCTAGAGCCAATTATGACGATTACGCGATTGGAACAAGTGACGGCAATCGAGATGGTCGATTGGGTATCAAACTAGGCAAATTGCCCGATCTGGAAATTATTCAAGCTTTCACAAAGGAAACACCAGCAAAGTCAACAGCAATCTTCGACAAGGATAAGGATAAAGAAGCGGCTCAAGATGCAGAGCCATTTATAGATAAAGATACAGATACAGATACAGATACAGATAAAGAAATCAATCAGGAATCTTTTCGCTGTCGCTCTACTACGACTGAAGAAATTCTAATTGAGGAAAATTCACCCTTACGACCAAGGGAAACCACAATGGCTAAACCGACCGCAAAACCTAAGACCAAGCGACCAGAGATACACGCAGCTGACTTGGAAGAAATGGTAAGCCTGATGGCGCGTCGGGGTGTCACGGGTTCAACAGGTGAATTGTTTCACGCGCTCATTGAAGCATTCAAGTCAGGTGATGAAGAGCAACAGCAGCACCAGCAAAGGACAGTGAGCGAACTGACGAACTGCCTGAGTTGGTTCACTGACCGCATCGACGCTTTGGAGAGAACCCTGCATCAGCTACAGTCCCAACGAGATCAACTCAAAGGGGCACAGACTACCACTGACGAATTGAATCGTCTACGCGACGAAAACGCCCGATTAAAACAGAAGTTGCAAGAAACTGAATCGCAGCTACAAGGTATCAAGAAGTTCTTGGGTGTGGGAGCCAATGGTGCAACTGCTACACAGCCAAGCCTAGCATTGCCACAACCAACAACCGAAAAGACACCCCTTCAACCGATAGCACTGCAATACGGCGCAACCGAAGCCTTGAGTTCATCAACTATCACCACCACTACCACACAGCCTCTAACAGAAGCTCCCACGCGCCGCAAAAGAGGTGATACGGATGAGAAGCTCAATCAAATTATTGATGCCCTTCTAGCCTGGAACACAAGCCAGCAAAGCTCAGACACTCAATTACGAATCTCAATTCCTACGATCAAAGCACTGGCAAGTGCGATGGGGGCAAATTATCAGAAGGCTATCCAGGACATTCTTAAGGAGCGCTCAAGTGAACTCGATGAGCATCATAGCCGTTTACTCATTGGCACTCGCCACAATGCCCTTGTACTCAAAAAGGATGAAGTACTTCAAGCAATCGCCCGTGACTACTTAGGGTTGGATAACTGGCAAGAGGTGAAATATGCAGGATAG
- a CDS encoding APC family permease: protein MKTNVVEADSLKRVFGLSTLVIYGVGDILGAGIYAVVGKIAGVSGSLVWASFLLAMIVAAFTALSYAELGSRFPQSGGVACFVHRAFRTDWLSILVGWLMFCTCLVSMATLSKAFAGYLNAFVPAIPAWLIILALFSVLAFVNFRGMKESSALNIFCTFVEVCGLLIVILVSTLFLSGGGTANPAAVGNEQAIGWSAVVQGAALAFYAFIGFEDIVNVAEEVKNPERNVPIAILLALAIAGVVYILVSWLAIGVLNPSELAASGAPLLDVVRRAQPNFPQVIFTIIALFAVLNTALLNFVTASRLLFGMSRQGLLPLWLGKLHRRRATPYRTLLVILPIAIFLALSGTLQFLAGTTATLILVMFCLVNLSLLLIKRLLAETNGFRVLYIVPAIALLLDLVLIAFASGASHILALVFVGIGMLLIAIQKAFTRG, encoded by the coding sequence ATGAAAACAAATGTAGTAGAAGCAGATTCACTCAAGCGAGTGTTTGGATTGTCAACTCTGGTGATTTACGGAGTGGGTGACATTCTGGGTGCGGGAATTTATGCGGTAGTCGGAAAAATCGCCGGAGTTTCTGGCAGTTTGGTTTGGGCTTCGTTCTTGCTCGCGATGATTGTGGCGGCATTCACAGCTTTAAGTTACGCCGAACTGGGCAGCCGATTTCCACAAAGCGGTGGAGTTGCCTGCTTTGTCCACAGAGCATTTCGCACCGACTGGCTCTCAATATTGGTCGGGTGGCTAATGTTTTGTACGTGTTTGGTTTCGATGGCGACGCTCTCGAAAGCATTTGCCGGCTATCTCAACGCTTTTGTACCAGCGATTCCAGCTTGGCTAATTATCCTGGCGCTTTTTTCGGTGCTGGCATTTGTTAATTTCAGAGGCATGAAGGAGTCCTCGGCTCTGAATATTTTTTGCACATTTGTTGAGGTTTGCGGTCTTTTGATTGTGATTTTGGTTTCAACCTTGTTTTTGAGCGGTGGTGGCACGGCTAATCCTGCTGCTGTCGGTAACGAGCAAGCCATAGGTTGGAGTGCAGTGGTTCAGGGAGCAGCACTGGCTTTCTATGCCTTTATTGGATTTGAAGATATTGTCAATGTTGCAGAGGAAGTTAAAAATCCCGAACGTAACGTGCCAATAGCGATCTTACTTGCCTTGGCGATCGCGGGCGTAGTCTATATACTAGTTTCCTGGCTTGCGATTGGGGTACTCAATCCCTCCGAGCTTGCTGCTTCAGGTGCTCCGTTACTCGATGTAGTTCGTCGAGCGCAGCCCAATTTTCCCCAGGTTATTTTTACAATTATTGCTCTATTTGCCGTACTTAATACGGCGCTGCTAAATTTTGTCACGGCATCGCGGCTGTTGTTTGGGATGTCGCGTCAAGGACTGCTACCACTTTGGTTAGGGAAATTACATCGACGCAGAGCCACGCCTTATCGAACGCTGCTGGTGATTTTACCAATTGCCATTTTTCTGGCACTTTCTGGAACGCTGCAATTTTTAGCAGGAACCACCGCCACCTTGATTCTGGTAATGTTTTGTCTTGTCAACCTCTCGCTGCTACTTATAAAACGCCTATTGGCTGAAACTAACGGGTTTCGGGTTCTCTATATAGTCCCGGCGATCGCGTTGCTGTTAGATCTGGTTCTGATTGCTTTTGCTTCTGGTGCAAGTCACATTTTGGCGCTGGTGTTTGTAGGAATTGGAATGCTTCTAATTGCGATCCAAAAAGCTTTCACAAGAGGGTAA